A genomic window from Cyanobium sp. ATX 6F1 includes:
- a CDS encoding nucleotidyl transferase AbiEii/AbiGii toxin family protein: MVEQMLQRVPLDSDAARSQALREVMQELALAGLYRRGFFGKAAFYGGTCLRIFHQLPRFSEDLDFSLLQPDPNFSLQPYLRGLTEEFAALGIDVEIKVKTKTAQTAIHSAFLKTTTTIVQLAIGSSKMLKIKLEVDSEPPLGFSTEEKLLLQPYSFYVKCFSLPDLFAGKMHAVLFRQWQQRIKGRDWFDLEWYVRQGNPLHLDHLAERARQSGHWPADQPFTASTLQALLDERIARLDVANARMDIERFIPDPHPLAIWSTDYFHQLGRRITTV; this comes from the coding sequence GTGGTTGAGCAGATGCTGCAGCGGGTTCCCCTCGATAGCGATGCGGCGCGCAGCCAGGCGTTGCGGGAGGTGATGCAGGAGCTTGCTCTGGCGGGGCTCTATCGCCGTGGTTTCTTTGGCAAAGCCGCGTTTTACGGCGGCACCTGCCTGCGCATCTTTCATCAGCTGCCGCGGTTTTCTGAGGATCTGGATTTCTCGCTCCTACAGCCAGATCCAAACTTCTCCCTGCAGCCCTATCTGCGGGGACTTACGGAGGAATTTGCCGCCCTGGGAATTGATGTTGAGATCAAGGTAAAAACCAAGACGGCTCAAACAGCAATCCATTCAGCCTTTTTGAAAACAACCACCACCATCGTTCAGCTCGCAATCGGCAGCTCCAAAATGCTGAAGATCAAACTTGAGGTCGACTCAGAACCCCCCCTGGGATTCAGCACCGAGGAGAAGCTCCTGCTGCAACCCTATTCCTTTTACGTTAAATGTTTCAGCCTGCCCGATTTATTCGCAGGCAAAATGCATGCGGTGTTGTTCAGGCAGTGGCAGCAGCGGATCAAAGGCCGTGACTGGTTCGATCTGGAGTGGTATGTGCGCCAAGGCAACCCCCTGCATCTGGATCACCTGGCTGAGCGGGCTCGCCAGAGCGGCCATTGGCCAGCGGATCAGCCCTTTACGGCATCAACGCTGCAGGCGTTGCTGGATGAGCGCATCGCCCGCCTGGATGTTGCCAATGCCCGCATGGACATTGAACGCTTCATTCCCGACCCCCACCCACTGGCCATCTGGTCGACGGACTACTTCCACCAGCTTGGCCGTCGCATCACAACGGTCTGA